The following is a genomic window from Candidatus Methylomirabilis sp..
TCGCCCCGGAGGAGGTGGTCCAGGTCGAGTTCCTGGTGGCCAACCACCTGGTGATGGCCCACCTCTCGCAACGCCGCGACCTCTCGGACGAGCGGATGGTGCTCGAGTTCGCCCGACAGGTGAAGACCATTCCCCTCTTGCAAATGCTCTACCTCCTCACGTACCTGGACATCCGGGCGGTGGGCCCGGACGTCTGGACCGAGTGGAAGGGCGCGCTCCTCTGGGAGCTCTACGTGAAGACCCACACCATCCTGACCCGGGGGATCGCCGAGGGGGTGGATGACGCCGCGCGGGCCGCGGAGGTGCGGGCGGCCCTCCTCCGGGAGCTTCAGGCCGAGTTTCCCGCCGCCGCCATCCAGGCGCACCTGGAGAAGGCACCGGTCCGCTATCTCCTGAGTACCCCGGCGGCCCGAGTGGCCCAACACCTCCGCTTCATCCAGCAGGTCGAGGGGGGATCGGAGGTGGCCTGGCAGTGGGCGGCCTACCCGATGGCGGGGCACGCGGAGGTCGCAGTCTGCGCGTACGGGAAGCCGGGGCGGTTCGCCCGGATTGTGGGCAGCCTGACCGCCAACGGCATGAACATCCTGAGCGCCGCGATCTCCACGCTAGCCGACGGACTGGTCATCCGCCACTTCCAGGTGGACGACGGCCGGGGCGCGGCGATTGGGGAGCCCGCCGCCTGGGCGCGCTTCGGCGCGGACCTGGAGCGGGTCCTCGAGGACGCGGTGGACGTCCGGGAGCTGATCCTGGCCCGGCGGCGCGACGTCCTGCGGCGCCCGGCCTATAAGGGGGCAGTGCCCCCGCCAACCCGGGTTGAGTTTGACAACGTCGTCTCCGAGAGCCACACGGTCCTGGACGTGCGGACGGCCGACCGCCTGGGGCTCCTCTATGTGATCTCCAGCGTGCTGAACGAATTGGGGGTGGATCTCAGCCTCGCGAAGATCACCACCGAGGCAGATCGGGCGGTGGACGTCTTTTACGTCACGGAGGCGGATGGTTCGAAGGTTGCCGAGGGGCCGCGGATGGAAGAGATCCGGCGACGCCTCACGGATGCCATCTCCGAGGGGATCGGGTAGGGCCGGGCCAACTGACGTCGCGCTCACGTCGCCTCCGGCCGCCTCCTCCCTCGGGATTCGTGATGCTCGTCACTTGGCCCGACACTCCGACCGTCGCATGAGCATGCAGGACAAGTTGTCGGGGTCGAGCTAGGGGATGGCCGCCATGGGGATCACGGGGACGACGCGGCTCTGCTTCGTCCTGGGGCACCCCGTCGCCCACTCCCTGTCCCCCGCCATGCACAATGCCGGTTTCGCCGCCCTGGGCCTCCCCTTCGTCTACCTGCCCTGGGCGGTCCCGCCAGAGGGGCTGGCCGCGGCCGCGGCGGCCTTCCGGGCGATGGAAAACTTCGCGGGGGCCAATGTGACCGTTCCCCACAAGGAGCGGATCCGTGGCTTCCTGGACGCCCTGTCGCCCGAGGCCGAAGCCGTCGGAGCGGCCAACACTATCGTCCCCCGCGACGGCCGCCTGGTCGGGCACAACACGGACGGGGGGGGCTTTATCTCCTCCCTGCGGGAAGAGAAGGGCGTGGACCCGCGCGGCGCCCGGGTGCTCCTGATCGGGGCAGGGGGCGGGGCGAAAGGTGTCGCCTACGCGCTCGCGGCCCACGGAGCGGCAGAGATCACGGTCGCCAACCGGTCTGCGGGCCGGGCCGAAGGCCTGGTTGGAGGTCTGGCCACGCAGTTTCCCGGGTGTCAATTTTTGGCACTCGCCTTGCAATCCCCCAAGCTGGCTGAGGCCGTCAGATCGGCAGATGTCCTGATTAACGCCACATCGGTCGGCCTCATCCCGGGCGAGGCCCTCCCCTTGGATCTGGAGGGGTTGAGGCCCAAGACCCTCGTCTGTGACGTAATCTACCGGCCCCCCGAGACTGCCCTCTTGCGGGCCGCGCGGGAACGGGGGTGCCGGGTGCTGAACGGGCTCGGCATGCTCCTGCACCAGGGGGCCGCCGCGTTCCAGCTCTTTACGGGGGAGGCGCCCCCCCTGGACGCCATGCGCGCAGGCCTCGCGCGGGGCCTCGCCGGCTCTTGACAGGGGGGGAACCGCGGGGCAGATAATGCCCGCCCCCGCGGTGCCTGCCCGGCCCTCACCCGCCGGAGAATCGCCGGAGGTCTTCCGTCCATGGCCACGGCAGCGAGCCGCCTCGGGGAGATGTTGGTCAAGGCCAGCCTGATCACCGAGGACCAGCTCAGGAAGGCCCTCCACCAGCAGGAAAGCCAGGGGGGCCGGCTCGGCACCAACCTCGTGAAGCTCGGGTTCATCAGCGAAGACGACATCACCTCCTTCCTCAGCAAGCAGTACGGCGTCCCCTCCATCAACCTCTCCCACTTCGAGATCGACGCCTCCGTCATCAAGCTGATCTCCTCCGAGATCGCCCAGAAGCACATGGTTGTCCCGATCAACCGGACGGGGAGCGTGCTGACGGTCGCGATGGCCGACCCCTCCAACATCTTCACGATCGACGACATCAAGTTCATGACCGGCTTCAAGGTGGAGCCGGTGGTGGCGGCCGAGTCCTCCATCAAGAACGCCATCAACAAGTACTACGACTCCGCGGGGCTGGTGCAGGACCTCATGAAGGACTTCGACGACCGGGACGTGAGCGCGGTCGGCGAGGGAGACGACCAGGTCAACGTCGCCGAGCTCGAGAAGGCAACCGAGGACGCGCCGGTCGTCAAGCTGGTCAACCTGATCCTCACCGACGCCATCAAGAAGGGGGCCTCCGACATCCACGTCGAGCCCTACGAGAAGTCGTTCCGGGTCCGGTACCGGATCGACGGCGTCATGTACGAGGTGATGCAGCCCCCGATGAAGCTCCGCGCCGCCATCACCTCCCGCCTGAAGATCATGTCCCAGCTGGACATCGCCGAGCGGCGCCTGCCCCAGGACGGCCGCATCAAGATCAAGATGGGGCCGCGGGAGATGGACTTCCGCGTCTCCTCCCTCCCCACCATCTTCGGGGAGAAGGTGGTGCTCCGGCTCCTGGACAAGTCCAACCTGCAGCTGGACATGGCCCGGCTGGGTTTCGACCCGAAGGCCCAGGAGGACTTCGAGAAGGCCATCCTCGCGCCGTACGGCATGGTTTTGGTGACCGGCCCCACCGGCTCCGGGAAGACCACGACCCTCTACTCCGCCCTCCACCGCCTCAACACCAATGAGACCAACATCATGACCGCCGAAGACCCGGTGGAGTACAACCTCCCGGGCATCAACCAGGTTCAGATGAAGGCGGAGATTGGCCTGAACTTCGCAGCGGCCCTCCGGGCGTTCCTCCGCCAGGACCCGAACATCATCATGGTCGGTGAGATCCGGGATTACGAGACCGCAGAGATCGGCATCAAGGCGGCCCTCACCGGCCACCTCGTCCTCTCCACGCTGCACACCAACGACGCGCCCAGCACGGTCAGCCGGCTGCTGAACATGGGGGTGGAGCCGTTCCTGGTGGCCGCCTCCACCAACCTGATCCTCGCCCAGCGCCTCTGCCGGAAGATCTGCAGCTCCTGCCGGGAGGAGGTCCCGCTCCCCCGCAGCGCCCTGGTGGACATCGGCTTCTCCGCGGAGGAGGCCAAGGGCGTCAAGACCTTCAAGGGGAAGGGGTGCATGGCCTGCAGCGAGACCGGCTACA
Proteins encoded in this region:
- a CDS encoding shikimate dehydrogenase; translation: MGITGTTRLCFVLGHPVAHSLSPAMHNAGFAALGLPFVYLPWAVPPEGLAAAAAAFRAMENFAGANVTVPHKERIRGFLDALSPEAEAVGAANTIVPRDGRLVGHNTDGGGFISSLREEKGVDPRGARVLLIGAGGGAKGVAYALAAHGAAEITVANRSAGRAEGLVGGLATQFPGCQFLALALQSPKLAEAVRSADVLINATSVGLIPGEALPLDLEGLRPKTLVCDVIYRPPETALLRAARERGCRVLNGLGMLLHQGAAAFQLFTGEAPPLDAMRAGLARGLAGS
- the pilB gene encoding type IV-A pilus assembly ATPase PilB, producing the protein MATAASRLGEMLVKASLITEDQLRKALHQQESQGGRLGTNLVKLGFISEDDITSFLSKQYGVPSINLSHFEIDASVIKLISSEIAQKHMVVPINRTGSVLTVAMADPSNIFTIDDIKFMTGFKVEPVVAAESSIKNAINKYYDSAGLVQDLMKDFDDRDVSAVGEGDDQVNVAELEKATEDAPVVKLVNLILTDAIKKGASDIHVEPYEKSFRVRYRIDGVMYEVMQPPMKLRAAITSRLKIMSQLDIAERRLPQDGRIKIKMGPREMDFRVSSLPTIFGEKVVLRLLDKSNLQLDMARLGFDPKAQEDFEKAILAPYGMVLVTGPTGSGKTTTLYSALHRLNTNETNIMTAEDPVEYNLPGINQVQMKAEIGLNFAAALRAFLRQDPNIIMVGEIRDYETAEIGIKAALTGHLVLSTLHTNDAPSTVSRLLNMGVEPFLVAASTNLILAQRLCRKICSSCREEVPLPRSALVDIGFSAEEAKGVKTFKGKGCMACSETGYKGRVALYEVMLITEQVKEAVLQGASAAELRELARGNGMKTLREAGLQKIREGITTIQEVMRVSSGS